A window from Solanum stenotomum isolate F172 chromosome 7, ASM1918654v1, whole genome shotgun sequence encodes these proteins:
- the LOC125870991 gene encoding peroxidase 44-like, producing the protein MKMKMILSLLIFHCCVIHLVSAQLLQVGFYNTTCPQTETIVRQAVQNQFNSDPSITAALLRMHFHDCFVRGCDASILIKSTGSKKSEREAGPNKTVRGFELIDKIKKTLETTCPSTVSCADIITLATRDSVALAGGPNYPIPTGRRDGLISNAADVNLPGPSLTIPQALQFSTNKGLTLNDMVTLLGAHTVGIAHCNFFQDRLSPVPDKTMDPTLAAQLLKTCAKSSATAFLDQNTSFTVDNEYYRQITLRKGILTIDQELTLDKSSAPIVTSFAGNKDVFRQSFANAMIKMANIHVLVGSAGEIRKNCGVFNQKANRKVVN; encoded by the exons ATGAAGATGAAAATGATATTATCATTATTAATATTTCATTGTTGTGTAATCCATTTAGTTTCAGCCCAACTTCTTCAAGTTGGTTTTTACAATACAACATGTCCACAAACTGAAACTATTGTTCGACAAGCTGTGCAGAATCAGTTCAATAGTGACCCTTCCATCACTGCAGCTTTGCTTCGCATGCATTTTCATGATTGCTTTGTTAGA GGATGCGACGCATCGATACTCATAAAGTCAACAGGTTCTAAGAAATCAGAGAGAGAAGCTGGCCCAAACAAAACTGTACGAGGATTCGAGTTGATcgataaaatcaagaaaaccctAGAAACTACCTGTCCATCAACAGTTTCATGTGCTGACATAATAACACTAGCAACTAGAGACTCTGTAGCATTAGCTGGAGGCCCAAATTATCCAATTCCAACAGGTAGACGTGATGGGCTAATTTCAAATGCAGCAGATGTAAATTTACCAGGCCCATCATTAACAATTCCACAAGCCCTCCAATTTTCCACAAATAAAGGACTTACTTTAAATGATATGGTCACACTATTAGGGGCTCATACGGTTGGAATCGCACATTGTAATTTTTTCCAAGATAGGCTATCGCCCGTACCTGATAAAACTATGGATCCTACATTAGCAGCTCAACTATTGAAAACTTGTGCTAAAAGTTCTGCAACGGCGTTTCTGGATCAAAATACGTCTTTTACCGTTGATAATGAGTATTATAGACAAATTACGTTACGTAAAGGTATATTGACGATTGATCAAGAGCTTACGTTGGATAAGTCAAGTGCTCCGATTGTTACAAGTTTTGCAGGTAATAAGGATGTATTTAGACAAAGTTTTGCAAATGCAATGATAAAAATGGCaaatattcatgttttagtGGGGAGTGCTGGAGAAATTAGGAAAAATTGTGGGGTTTTTAATCAGAAGGCTAATCGCAAGGTTGTTAATTAG
- the LOC125870989 gene encoding putative F-box protein At3g49980 produces the protein MRDWSPRGKKWLKFASVETIAREQLIQSTTSRETKEEMDDNLETKGNWLPGDLLFEVFLLLPAETLCKLRCVCKSLLNMINSTSFIEDHFRQSERVLITEISFHKENIRSPFPLPSDKKNELYFHFWDIHSGKGHKVCMPDTLGNIKCILAACNGLVLAKIAKNGGLVVMNPSTRNHVRMPLGTIGFAQECYAFMFSHFTGSYKVVHLFRGNSRNIRCEILNLTTRSWHAVDGPKSGEFGLITTHRSVSAIGALYWLPQIDGCNHVVSLGYHDEKFLTVPLPISSTKNDRLVEIGGSLSFITHATLNLIQVWILKNGNWLKRYSINRLYDITGFIPLCASTKEIFFQREEGYPLLHIYNFEAEEMQEINFKGTNRVGDLYMPHVKSLVSWDNPQLQ, from the coding sequence ATGAGAGACTGGTCGCCAAGAGGTAAAAAATGGCTTAAATTTGCATCTGTAGAAACAATCGCGCGTGAACAGCTGATACAAAGCACAACATCAAgggaaacaaaagaagaaatggaTGATAATTTAGAGACCAAGGGGAATTGGCTTCCTGGTGACTTGCTTTTTGAGGTTTTTCTTCTACTTCCAGCTGAAACTCTCTGCAAACTGCGTTGTGTATGCAAGTCGCTTCTCAACATGATCAACAGTACGAGTTTTATTGAAGATCACTTTCGTCAGTCTGAGAGAGTTCTAATTACTGAAATTTCCTTTCACAAGGAAAACATACGGTCACCTTTTCCACTACCTTCAGATAAGAAGAATGAACTTTATTTCCATTTCTGGGATATCCATAGCGGCAAAGGCCATAAAGTTTGTATGCCAGATACTTTGGGGAACATAAAGTGCATTTTGGCTGCCTGCAATGGTTTGGTCCTTGCCAAGATTGCGAAAAATGGAGGTCTAGTTGTTATGAATCCAAGTACACGGAACCACGTTAGAATGCCTCTTGGTACGATTGGCTTCGCGCAGGAGTGCTATGCCTTCATGTTCAGCCATTTCACAGGTTCTTATAAAGTAGTACACTTATTCCGCGGTAACTCTAGAAACATTCGCTGTGAGATCCTGAACCTCACAACAAGATCGTGGCATGCAGTGGATGGACCTAAATCAGGAGAATTTGGATTGATCACAACTCATAGATCTGTTTCAGCAATTGGTGCTTTGTATTGGCTTCCACAGATTGATGGCTGTAACCATGTTGTCTCCTTGGGATATCATGATGAGAAATTCCTAACTGTACCTCTACCAATCAGCAGCACGAAAAACGATCGACTCGTTGAAATTGGAGGGTCCCTGAGCTTCATAACTCATGCCACATTGAATTTGATTCAGGTATGGATACTGAAGAATGGGAATTGGTTAAAGAGGTATAGTATCAACAGGTTATATGATATCACAGGATTTATTCCCCTTTGTGCGTCGACTAAGGAGATATTTTTCCAGAGAGAAGAAGGATACCCTTTGTTACATATTTACAACTTTGAAGCTGAAGAAATGCAGGAGATCAATTTTAaaggcaccaacagagttggaGATCTTTATATGCCTCATGTAAAGTCCCTTGTTTCATGGGATAATCCTCAACTTCAATGA
- the LOC125870985 gene encoding cation/calcium exchanger 1-like, with translation MNFFPFHFKPKSPLSIFLNISFLFLLIFYTLTSNVTFSQSQIRHIHLTNTNNNDCSNLHKFSDAQSKCTYIKENMNSCSTKGYLNYLQFFYCTLGTLPKLGYVILVVWLILLFYLLGNTAAEYFCPCAEGLSKVMNLSPAIAGTTLLPLGNGANDVFSSIISFTRSSNSGTVGLNSVLGGAFFISCFVVGVISILLCMTTSQLGVTIDKSSFIRDVLFIIFTLSCLVGVIVVGRVSLWIAICFSCIYVVYICVVCAMHFLISKKDATRNVNLHDKEDDDDGFDRDIEVPLLGCIDEENCSSHVKQTIQMNSPPIGAASSSCCKFLHHFLSVLELPLYLPRRLTIPVVNEERWSKPMAVISATLAPILAAFVLSLTGEVIDYSNTNLVIVMTSVFVGLILGNVAYFTTQNSSPPKKCLLIWLLGGFVMSTTWTYILAQELVSLLVSFGYILGINPSILGLTVLAWGNSTGDLISNVALALNGGKNGVQMALSACYAGPLFNTLIGLGVSLVLASWWEYPTSFVLPKDPFLFETLGFLILGLLWALVVLPKRNMQPDHLLGVGLLAIYFCSLFLRFAKGF, from the coding sequence atgaatttttttccatTCCATTTCAAGCCAAAATCACCTCTTTCTATATTCCTCAacatctctttcctttttctacTCATATTTTATACTCTTACTTCCAATGTTACTTTTAGCCAATCTCAAATTAGACACATCCATTTAACAAACACTAACAATAATGATTGCTCCAACTTACATAAATTTAGTGATGCACAATCAAAATGTACCTAcataaaagaaaacatgaatTCTTGTTCTACAAAAGGGTATTTGAATTATCTTCAATTTTTCTATTGCACCTTAGGTACGTTACCAAAATTAGGGTACGTTATCCTAGTTGTATggcttattttattattttatttgttaggTAATACCGCGGCGGAGTACTTTTGTCCTTGTGCTGAGGGTTTATCTAAAGTCATGAATCTTTCCCCAGCTATAGCTGGAACAACTCTTCTCCCTCTAGGAAATGGAGCTAACGATGTTTTTTCGAGTATCATATCGTTCACTCGATCTAGCAATAGTGGCACTGTGGGGCTTAATAGTGTGTTAGGTGgtgcatttttcatttcttgttttgttgtGGGAGTTATAAGTATACTATTGTGTATGACTACGTCCCAACTTGGAGTAACGATTGATAAATCGAGTTTTATTAGGGATGTATTGTTCATCATTTTTACATTATCATGTCTTGTTGGGGTTATTGTTGTTGGGAGAGTTAGTTTGTGGATAGCAATTTGTTTCTCTTGCATTTATGTTGTTTATATTTGTGTGGTATGTGCTATGCATTTTCTTATTAGTAAGAAGGACGCGACTAGAAATGTGAATTTACATGAcaaagaagatgatgatgatggatTTGATCGCGATATTGAGGTACCATTGTTAGGGTGTATTGATGAGGAGAATTGTTCAAGTCATGTGAAACAAACCATACAAATGAATTCTCCTCCTATAGGTGCGGCCTCATCATCTTGTTGCAAATTCTTGCATCATTTTCTTAGTGTTTTAGAACTGCCTCTATACTTGCCAAGAAGGCTAACCATCCCGGTTGTTAATGAGGAACGTTGGTCCAAGCCAATGGCGGTGATTTCAGCAACATTGGCACCAATTCTTGCAGCCTTTGTTTTAAGTCTTACAGGAGAAGTCATAGATTATTCCAACACGAACTTAGTCATTGTCATGACATCAGTTTTTGTTGGACTTATCTTAGGGAATGTGGCATATTTTACTACACAAAACTCTAGTCCTCCAAAGAAATGCTTGTTGATTTGGCTTCTTGGAGGATTTGTTATGAGTACTACATGGACATATATTCTTGCACAAGAATTGGTATCTTTGTTAGTCTCATTTGGATATATTCTTGGTATAAACCCTTCAATTTTAGGACTAACTGTCCTAGCTTGGGGCAACTCAACTGGTGATCTAATATCAAATGTTGCTTTGGCATTAAATGGTGGAAAAAATGGTGTGCAAATGGCATTATCAGCTTGTTATGCTGGTCCATTATTTAACACTTTGATTGGTTTAGGTGTTTCTCTTGTGCTTGCTTCATGGTGGGAGTATCCAACTTCTTTTGTGCTTCCAAAAGATCCTTTTCTCTTTGAAACTTTGGGATTTCTTATACTTGGCTTACTATGGGCTCTTGTTGTTTTGCCTAAGAGAAATATGCAACCTGATCACTTACTTGGTGTTGGACTTTTGGCTATTTACTTTTGCTCCTTGTTTCTAAGGTTTGCAAAAGGTTTTTAG